The following proteins are encoded in a genomic region of Periophthalmus magnuspinnatus isolate fPerMag1 chromosome 10, fPerMag1.2.pri, whole genome shotgun sequence:
- the LOC117378074 gene encoding interleukin-17 receptor D-like has product MVMIDTVHSPWAGPIRAMAITVPLVILSAFATLFTVMCRKKQQENIYSHLDEESSESSNQSAALISERPWPRPKVFLCYSNRDCPKHNSVVQAFAYFLQDFCGCEVVLDLWEHLDMCREGQMSWLSRQLDEADFIMTICSKGLRYFVERKSRRGKTPIGRRGNSSSSPKDSGPLSSSERGTSKDSGPIGSSSGGDLFLVTVAMISEQLRLAKQSEKELSRFMAVYFDYSTENDIPTALTLAPRLKLMDQLPQLFSRLHSSHSSLWDGAPPNISRRNYFRSKSGRSLYVSICNMHQFISQNPDWFDQQLHSQTGSSAPSSLPVSCEATPTSAPQSSLVLNEVAVKTLDSAPKRNLVLLAPGSGPGSVTSLSPSYSPGYDPGPRCSQSLPRASSRCSSSVPATSSSAVSSVIVPYVKTPPAVDQLRPVQDQDSGPVQGLDQGPDPSPPEPPPRDSGIYDSSMPSSELSIPLMDGLSHDHVDSSSLADSESSSSGLGDEEPPTVSSLHCSATTVCKAELHRQDTPVMSL; this is encoded by the exons ATGGTAATGATTGATACAG tccactcTCCGTGGGCCGGTCCAATCAGAGCCATGGCCATTACCGTCCCTCTGGTCATCCTCTCCGCCTTTGCCACCCTCTTCACTGTCATGTGCCGCAAGAAACAACAAG AAAACATCTACAGTCACCTGGATGAGGAGAGCAGTGAATcctccaatcagagcgcagcatTGATCTCAGAGCGTCCTTGGCCCCGCCCCAAGGTGTTCCTGTGTTACTCAAACAGGGACTGTCCTAAACACAACAGTGTGGTGCAGGCCTTCGCTTACTTCCTGCAAGACTTCTGTGGATGTGAG GTTGTGTTGGACCTGTGGGAGCATTTGGATATGtgcagagagggacagatgtCGTGGTTGAGTCGACAGTTGGATGAAGCAGATTTCATCATGACAATCTGCTCCAAAGGACTTCG TTATTTTGTTGAGAGGAAGAGTCGCCGTGGAAAAACTCCAATTGGACGCCGTGGCAACAGCAGCTCCTCCCCCAAAGACAGTGGGCCACTCAGCAGCAGTGAACGTGGCACCTCCAAGGACAGCGGACCAATCGGCAGCAGCAGTGGGGGTGACTTGTTCCTGGTTACTGTAGCGATGATCTCAGAGCAGCTGCGATTGGCCAAACAGAGTGAGAAAGAGCTGAGCCGCTTCATGGCTGTTTATTTTGATTACTCCACAGAGAATGACATCCCTACAGCGCTCACCCTGGCCCCAAG gctGAAGTTGATGGACCAGTTGCCACAGCTCTTTTCTCGTCTGCACTCGTCGCACTCCTCCCTGTGGGATGGAGCACCCCCTAACATCTCACGGAGGAACTACTTCAGGAGCAAATCTGGTCGCTCTCTGTATGTCTCCATCTGTAACATGCACCAGTTCATCTCGCAGAACCCCGACTGGTTCGACCAACAACTGCATTCGCAAACAGGAAGTTCCGCCCCCAGCTCACTTCCTGTATCCTGCGAGGCCACACCCACATCAGCCCCacagtccagtttagtcctgaatgAAGTTGCAGTGAAAACTCTAGACTCAGCACCAAAGAGGAACCTGGTCTTGTTGGCGCCAGGATCCGGCCCGGGCTCAGTGACAAGTCTAAGTCCgagttatagtcctggttatgATCCGGGTCCACGTTGCTCTCAGTCCTTGCCTAGAGCCTCCTCCAG GTGCAGCTCCAGTGTAcctgccacctcctcctctgctgtgtCCTCTGTAATTGTCCCATATGTGAAGACTCCACCAGCTGTGGACCAGCTGAGACCGGTTCAGGACCAAGACTCGGGCCCTGTCCAGGGTctagaccagggaccagaccctTCCCCCCCTGAACCTCCCCCACGGGATTCTGGAATATATGACTCCTCTATGCCATCATCTGAGCTTTCCATACCACTCATGGATGGGCTGTCACATGACCATGTAGACTCCTCCTCATTGGCTGACAGCGAgtcatcttcctctggacttG GGGATGAGGAGCCGCCCACTGTTTCCTCTCTCCACTGCAGTGCCACCACTGTTTGTAAGGCAGAACTGCACCGACAGGACACCCCAGTGATGTCACTGTGA